GCGATCGATCTTCGCTTCCAGTACTGGCAGTGGCAGGCCGCCAGTGCCCAGAACCTGCGCGTGGAAGCCCTTGATATCGAAGCTGTCGCCCAGCTCATCTTCGGCCTTCTTGCGCAGCTCCTGGATCTTCAAGGCACCGACCTTGTAGGCCAGCGCCTGGCTCGGGATCGCGATATAGCGCTCGACTTCCGACACCACTTCGGTCCGGGTCATACCGGAATTCTCCAGCATGAATTCAATCGCTTGCTCGCGGCTCCAGCCCTTGGAATGCAGACCGGTATCGACGACCAGGCGCATCGCGCGCAGCTGCTCGTCCTGCAGCGTGCCATAGCGGTTCCACGGGTCTTCATAGAAGCCCATCTCGAACCCGAGCGTTTCGGAATAAAGCGCCCAGCCTTCGATAAAGGCGGTGGTGCCGCCAAACCGCATGAATGCCGGCAGCGCCTCGTTTTCCTGCGCCAGGCTGATCTGGAAGTGGTGACCAGGGGCCCCCTCATGCAAGTAAAGCGTGACATTGCCCGTCGTCAGGCGGCTGGGCAGGTCATAGGCGTTGAAGAAGAACACGCCCGGGCGCGATCCGTCCGGCGCGCCCGACTGGTAGGAACCGCCCGCGCTGAACTGCTCGATGCTCGGATCGTAAGGCTTGATCTCCAGTTCGGACTTGGGAAGCAGCGAGAAATAGTCGCCGATCTTCCCGTCCACCTGCTTGCCGATATCGTAATAGCTCTGGGTCAGCGCTTCGCGGCTTTCCGGCTTGAACTGTGGATCGGTGCGGACGAAGTCGAAGAATTCGTTGAGCGAACCCTCGAACCCGACCTCTGCCTTGATCTCTTCCAGCCCGGTCTTGATCCGGGCCACTTCGCTCAAGCCAAGATTGTGCAGGTAGTCGGCGGTCAGCGGCAGCGTGGTCGTGCCTTCGATCAGCTGCTGGTAGAGCGCCTCGCCCCCCTTCATCTGGCTCAGGCCGACTTCTTCGCGCGCCACGGCAAGATATTCGTCGCGCAGGAAATCGCGCATCGCTTGGTGGGCCGCGTAGATTTCCCTGGTCTTCGCTTCGTAAGCGGCGGTCAGGCGCGCCTTGTCCTCGTCCGAGAAGCTCTCGGGGAATTGCTTCACCGGACCCATGAACTGCGAATCCGCAACCGGGATCGCCAGCTGCGTATCGAACTGCTTGATCACATTGCCGATCGTCAGCTTGGTTTCGACAACGCCGCTGGCCATGCCCTCGCGGAATTTGTCAATCGCGCGCTTGTTGATGGTGATATAGTCATCATGGCGCGACAGATTGTCTTCGTAATGGGCCAACGTCTTGAACGGGGCGGCACCCTTGCCGCTGGCGAAGTTGGGATAGAATGTGTGGAAGCCGCTGAAGTGGTTTACCGGACGCACTTCGGTCAGCGCGCGGATTTCCGGAGTGCTGCCTTTGAGCGATTGTTCCTGGTTATATTTGAACACATCGTAGGCGAGCTGGTCGGTCGGATCGAGCTTGCTGCGATCGATCTGCGCCAGCAGCGCAACATTGAGCTGCGTATCACGAAGGTCGGCATAGTATGACGCATCGGTCAGGAAATCACCAAGCCGGTCAGCGTTCTTGTCATCCCCGCGGAACAGGCGGCTGAGGGGGTTGAGTTCGAGGCTGCGCTTGTCGGAATCAGCGAACAGCGCCTTCAGCTTCTCACCCTCTGATTTGGCAGTCTCTTCTGCCGGGGCATTTGGCTTGTCGCCGTGGTGATCGGCCAAAGCCGGAGCGGCCGGCAGCGCCAGCGCGGCGGTGGCCAGAAGTGCGGTACGGATGAGTTTCATGAAGTCCC
This is a stretch of genomic DNA from Parerythrobacter jejuensis. It encodes these proteins:
- a CDS encoding DUF885 domain-containing protein — its product is MKLIRTALLATAALALPAAPALADHHGDKPNAPAEETAKSEGEKLKALFADSDKRSLELNPLSRLFRGDDKNADRLGDFLTDASYYADLRDTQLNVALLAQIDRSKLDPTDQLAYDVFKYNQEQSLKGSTPEIRALTEVRPVNHFSGFHTFYPNFASGKGAAPFKTLAHYEDNLSRHDDYITINKRAIDKFREGMASGVVETKLTIGNVIKQFDTQLAIPVADSQFMGPVKQFPESFSDEDKARLTAAYEAKTREIYAAHQAMRDFLRDEYLAVAREEVGLSQMKGGEALYQQLIEGTTTLPLTADYLHNLGLSEVARIKTGLEEIKAEVGFEGSLNEFFDFVRTDPQFKPESREALTQSYYDIGKQVDGKIGDYFSLLPKSELEIKPYDPSIEQFSAGGSYQSGAPDGSRPGVFFFNAYDLPSRLTTGNVTLYLHEGAPGHHFQISLAQENEALPAFMRFGGTTAFIEGWALYSETLGFEMGFYEDPWNRYGTLQDEQLRAMRLVVDTGLHSKGWSREQAIEFMLENSGMTRTEVVSEVERYIAIPSQALAYKVGALKIQELRKKAEDELGDSFDIKGFHAQVLGTGGLPLPVLEAKIDRWIASLK